The following are from one region of the Falco biarmicus isolate bFalBia1 chromosome 1, bFalBia1.pri, whole genome shotgun sequence genome:
- the TRIAP1 gene encoding TP53-regulated inhibitor of apoptosis 1, with protein MNSVGEACTELKREYDQCFNRWFAEKFLKGESAGDPCGQLFKRYQLCVQKAIKEKDIPIEGLEFMGPSKGKTENSS; from the exons ATGAACAGCGTGGGCGAGGCTTGCACCGAGCTGAAGCGCGAGTACGACCAGTGCTTCAACCGCTGGTTCGCCGAGAAGTTCCTCAAGGGCGAGAGCGCCGGGGACCCCTGCGGGCAGCTCTTCAAGCGGTACCAGCTCTGCGTGCAG aaagcgATCAAGGAAAAGGATATACCCATTGAAGGCCTGGAGTTCATGGGtccaagcaaaggaaaaactgaaaactccTCTTGA
- the GATC gene encoding glutamyl-tRNA(Gln) amidotransferase subunit C, mitochondrial — translation MLGRWLRSVSGAARACVRAPPARALQVPPRPAWQPGEQRPPPQQKVMLEVLDHLEHLALVDFRDSEGVERLQKAIQFADQLQEVNTDGVEPMDTVLENRCLYLREDDVTEGNCTKELLKNAREKVEEYFVAPPGNIPLPKLEERDTFLQGS, via the exons ATGCTGGGCCGCTGGCTCCGCTCGGTCTCGGGCGCCGCCCGGGCCTGTGTCCGGGCCCCTCCCGCCCGGGCCCTGCAGGTCCCGCCGCGCCCGGCCTGGCAGCCCGGCGAGCAGCGGCCGCCCCCGCAG CAAAAAGTGATGCTGGAAGTGCTGGATCATTTGGAACACCTGGCCTTGGTTGATTTCCGTGATTCGGAGGGTGTGGAGCGGCTGCAGAAGGCGATCCAGTTTGCTGATCAGCTTCAGGAAGTAAACACTGATGGCGTAGAGCCAATGGATACAGTCTTGGAGAACAG GTGTCTGTATCTCAGAGAAGATGATGTTACAGAAGGCAACTGCACGAAAGAGCTGCTGAAAAACGCCAGAGAGAAAGTAGAGGAATATTTTGTAGCCCCACCAG GTAACATCCCTTTACCAAAGCTAGAAGAACGAGATACTTTTCTACAGGGCTCTTAG